The Streptomyces sp. NBC_01244 genome contains a region encoding:
- a CDS encoding FG-GAP and VCBS repeat-containing protein, which translates to MRRHIHHAIAIIATLTTLTGGLLASTGTPAEAATAGPAATRYADDFNGDGYHDLAIGAPDASVNVKGTDGATTSVYAAGYVTVSYGGKYGAQKTGLKVITQNSPGIPGDAKASRQFGAVLTNGDFNGDGYADLAVGTRDDQVTLIWGSATGLKGATAMADPQKRPGYGVVLKSGDFTGDGRTDLVVGYSTSLWLFRGPFKADGSPLSTKKIELGRDYPVFGPQDAQNRIAVGRINKGAIDDLVVLGERSNFGMGDAMRGRVLLGGTSGPRFTPVTIRGGGSVAIADFDKDGYGDIAVGDSAIQNDTDRAAGLVRINFGSVNGVDDSRGVQTFNEDSDGIPGGVEAGDYFGNSVAAADLNQDGNPELIIGALGERKSTCEHCYISGGGFYVLKGTAKGVTGIGASWYAHNAPGLPTPAGTYRIPTLLKVTDLNNDKQPEITFAVAATVPQVWSVGTKDGKVAGTSPTRVVNPPTDAQIGNGLLFGVLAR; encoded by the coding sequence GTGAGGCGCCACATCCATCACGCCATCGCGATCATCGCGACGCTCACCACGCTCACCGGAGGCCTGCTGGCCTCCACCGGCACCCCGGCCGAGGCGGCCACCGCCGGGCCCGCGGCCACCCGGTACGCCGACGACTTCAACGGCGACGGGTACCACGACCTGGCGATCGGCGCCCCGGACGCCTCCGTGAACGTCAAGGGCACGGACGGGGCCACCACCTCGGTGTACGCCGCGGGCTACGTGACCGTCTCCTACGGCGGCAAGTACGGCGCCCAGAAGACCGGCCTGAAGGTCATCACCCAGAACAGCCCCGGCATCCCGGGTGACGCGAAGGCGAGCCGGCAGTTCGGGGCCGTCCTCACCAACGGCGACTTCAACGGCGACGGCTACGCGGACCTCGCCGTGGGCACGCGGGACGACCAGGTCACCCTCATCTGGGGCAGCGCCACGGGTCTCAAGGGCGCCACCGCGATGGCCGACCCGCAGAAGCGGCCCGGCTACGGCGTCGTCCTGAAGTCCGGTGACTTCACCGGCGACGGCAGGACCGACCTCGTCGTCGGCTACTCCACCTCGCTCTGGCTGTTCCGCGGCCCCTTCAAGGCGGACGGTTCGCCCCTCTCCACGAAGAAGATCGAGCTCGGCCGCGACTACCCCGTCTTCGGGCCGCAGGACGCGCAGAACCGGATCGCCGTGGGCCGGATCAACAAGGGCGCCATCGACGACCTCGTCGTCCTCGGCGAGCGGAGCAATTTCGGCATGGGCGACGCGATGCGGGGCCGGGTGCTCCTCGGCGGGACCTCCGGACCGCGCTTCACCCCGGTCACCATCCGCGGCGGCGGCAGCGTCGCCATCGCCGACTTCGACAAGGACGGCTACGGCGACATCGCCGTGGGCGACTCGGCGATCCAGAACGACACCGACCGCGCCGCGGGGCTGGTCCGGATCAACTTCGGTTCCGTCAACGGCGTGGACGACAGCCGCGGCGTCCAGACGTTCAACGAGGACAGCGACGGCATCCCGGGCGGTGTGGAGGCGGGCGACTACTTCGGCAACTCCGTCGCCGCGGCCGACCTCAACCAGGACGGCAACCCCGAGCTGATCATCGGCGCCCTGGGCGAGCGGAAGTCCACCTGCGAGCACTGCTACATCAGCGGCGGCGGCTTCTACGTGCTCAAGGGCACGGCCAAGGGCGTCACCGGCATCGGGGCCTCCTGGTACGCCCACAACGCGCCGGGCCTGCCCACGCCCGCGGGCACGTACCGCATCCCCACGCTGCTCAAGGTCACCGACCTGAACAACGACAAGCAGCCCGAGATCACCTTCGCGGTCGCGGCGACCGTCCCGCAGGTCTGGTCCGTCGGCACGAAGGACGGCAAGGTCGCCGGCACCTCGCCCACCCGCGTCGTCAACCCGCCGACCGACGCGCAGATCGGCAACGGCCTCCTGTTCGGCGTACTCGCCCGCTGA
- a CDS encoding phosphoglyceromutase → MADAPYKLILLRHGESEWNAKNLFTGWVDVNLNEKGEKEAVRGGELLKDAGLLPDVVHTSLQKRAIRTSQLALEAADRHWIPVHRSWRLNERHYGALQGKDKAQTLAEFGEEQFMLWRRSYDTPPPALEDGTEFSQSGDPRYASIPPELRPRTECLKDVVVRMLPYWYDSIVPDLLDGHTVLVAAHGNSLRALVKHLDGVSDADIAGLNIPTGIPLSYELDADFKPLNPGGTYLDPDAAAAAIEAVKNQGKKK, encoded by the coding sequence ATGGCCGACGCACCGTACAAGCTGATCCTCCTCCGCCACGGCGAGAGCGAATGGAACGCGAAGAACCTGTTCACCGGCTGGGTGGACGTCAATCTCAACGAGAAGGGCGAGAAGGAGGCAGTCCGCGGTGGCGAACTCCTGAAGGACGCCGGACTTCTCCCCGACGTGGTCCACACGTCCCTCCAGAAGCGTGCGATCCGCACCTCCCAGCTCGCGCTGGAGGCCGCCGACCGCCACTGGATCCCGGTCCACCGCTCCTGGCGCCTGAACGAGCGCCACTACGGCGCCCTCCAGGGCAAGGACAAGGCCCAGACCCTCGCCGAGTTCGGCGAGGAGCAGTTCATGCTGTGGCGCCGCTCGTACGACACCCCGCCGCCGGCGCTCGAAGACGGTACGGAGTTCTCGCAGTCCGGGGACCCGCGCTACGCCTCCATCCCGCCGGAGCTGCGCCCCCGCACCGAGTGCCTCAAGGACGTCGTCGTCCGCATGCTCCCGTACTGGTACGACTCGATCGTCCCGGACCTGCTGGACGGCCACACCGTCCTGGTCGCCGCGCACGGCAACTCCCTGCGCGCGCTGGTCAAGCACCTCGACGGGGTCTCCGACGCCGACATCGCGGGCCTGAACATCCCGACCGGCATCCCGCTCTCCTACGAGCTGGACGCCGACTTCAAGCCCCTCAACCCGGGCGGCACCTACCTCGACCCGGACGCCGCGGCGGCCGCCATCGAGGCCGTCAAGAACCAGGGCAAGAAGAAGTAA
- a CDS encoding MDR family MFS transporter produces MSVASVRRAARESVAGLPREFWWLWTSTLVNRLGAFVATFMTLYLTLERGYSASFVGLVVALHGLGGVVSSLVAGVLTDRLGRRPTLMAAQTSTAFSVALLGFMEHPAAIAAVALLVGMTSNASRPAVQAMMADIVRPEDRVRAFALNYWAINLGFAVSSTVAGFVAEYSYLAGFLGEAALTLVCAVLVYLKLPESRPEKTAAEKAAAEPEIGMGTVLRDGRFMGVVGLSFLISLIFMQGSFGLPLAMGAAGFSTVDYGLVAAVNGVLIVVLQIPVTRFIEHRDPQKLLVISALLAGYGFGLTAFGGSVWSLALTVCVWTLAEIVNSPTQMGLVARLSPVHGRGRYQGMYTMSWAVASLIAPLMAGFVIEHFGAAWLWGATAVLGTIAAGGYWVLMRGLTQGEAGPVEAVAEAEAVAEAEAVAEAVVEVAAPAKAQVKRKDPVAPAA; encoded by the coding sequence ATGTCCGTTGCCAGTGTGAGACGGGCCGCCCGCGAGAGCGTGGCGGGTCTGCCCCGGGAGTTCTGGTGGCTCTGGACGAGCACGCTGGTCAACAGGCTCGGGGCCTTCGTCGCCACGTTCATGACCTTGTACCTGACCCTGGAGCGGGGCTATTCGGCCTCCTTCGTGGGACTTGTGGTGGCCCTGCACGGGCTCGGCGGCGTGGTGTCCTCGCTCGTCGCCGGGGTCCTCACGGACCGGCTGGGCCGGCGGCCCACGCTGATGGCGGCGCAGACGTCGACCGCGTTCTCGGTGGCGCTGCTCGGGTTCATGGAGCACCCGGCGGCGATCGCCGCGGTGGCGCTGCTGGTCGGCATGACCTCCAACGCCTCGCGGCCGGCGGTGCAGGCGATGATGGCGGACATCGTCCGCCCGGAGGACCGGGTACGGGCCTTCGCGCTGAACTACTGGGCCATCAACCTGGGCTTCGCCGTCAGCTCGACCGTGGCGGGCTTCGTAGCGGAGTACAGCTACCTGGCCGGGTTCCTCGGCGAGGCGGCCCTGACGCTGGTCTGCGCGGTGCTCGTCTACCTCAAGCTGCCGGAGTCCCGGCCGGAGAAGACGGCGGCGGAGAAGGCGGCCGCCGAGCCGGAGATCGGCATGGGGACCGTGCTGCGGGACGGGCGGTTCATGGGTGTGGTCGGGCTGTCGTTCCTGATCTCGCTGATCTTCATGCAGGGCTCGTTCGGGCTGCCGCTCGCGATGGGCGCGGCCGGGTTCTCCACCGTCGACTACGGGCTGGTCGCCGCCGTGAACGGCGTGCTGATCGTGGTGCTGCAGATCCCGGTCACCCGGTTCATCGAGCACCGCGATCCGCAGAAGCTGCTGGTGATCTCGGCGCTGCTGGCCGGGTACGGATTCGGGCTGACGGCCTTCGGCGGCTCGGTGTGGAGCCTCGCGCTGACCGTCTGCGTGTGGACGCTGGCCGAGATCGTCAACTCGCCGACCCAGATGGGTCTGGTCGCGCGGCTCTCCCCGGTGCACGGGCGCGGCCGCTACCAGGGCATGTACACGATGTCGTGGGCGGTGGCCTCGCTGATCGCCCCGCTGATGGCGGGCTTCGTGATCGAGCACTTCGGCGCGGCCTGGCTGTGGGGCGCGACGGCGGTCCTGGGGACCATCGCCGCGGGGGGCTACTGGGTGCTGATGAGGGGGCTTACCCAGGGCGAAGCCGGCCCGGTGGAAGCGGTCGCGGAAGCGGAGGCGGTCGCGGAGGCAGAGGCGGTCGCGGAGGCGGTCGTGGAGGTCGCCGCCCCGGCGAAGGCGCAGGTGAAGAGGAAGGATCCGGTGGCTCCGGCCGCCTGA
- a CDS encoding YbjN domain-containing protein, with amino-acid sequence MADAHLTDGADGTDGTGTAAIIEATLTGAELSWESPEPGSYVVQLPGTRKLSTTCSLKAGKHSLSVNAFVIRHPDENAAGVHRWLLERNLKLYGMAYAVDALGDVYLTARLPLSVITPDDLDRLLGTVLEAADGAFNTLLELGFASAIRREYEWRVSRGESTRNLDAFKNLTQPSGAAAQPE; translated from the coding sequence ATGGCTGACGCTCACCTCACCGACGGCGCCGACGGCACGGACGGCACCGGCACCGCCGCGATCATCGAAGCGACGCTGACCGGCGCGGAACTGAGCTGGGAGAGCCCGGAGCCGGGCTCGTACGTGGTCCAGCTCCCCGGCACCCGCAAGCTGAGCACCACCTGCTCGCTCAAGGCCGGGAAACACTCCCTGTCGGTCAACGCCTTCGTGATCCGCCACCCGGACGAGAACGCGGCCGGCGTCCACCGGTGGCTCCTGGAGCGCAACCTCAAGCTCTACGGCATGGCCTACGCGGTCGACGCGCTCGGCGACGTCTACCTGACGGCCCGCCTCCCCCTGTCGGTGATCACCCCCGACGATCTGGACCGGCTCCTCGGCACGGTCCTGGAGGCGGCGGACGGGGCATTCAACACCCTGCTGGAGCTGGGGTTCGCGAGCGCCATCCGGCGGGAGTACGAGTGGCGGGTCTCGCGGGGCGAGTCCACGCGCAACCTGGACGCCTTCAAGAACCTGACGCAGCCGTCGGGGGCGGCGGCGCAGCCGGAGTAG